Proteins from a genomic interval of Psychrobacter urativorans:
- a CDS encoding DinB family protein — protein sequence MIKPNFELMAEYNALMNQRICDSISTIPNEVLWQDQKAFFGSILGTLNHLMVGDLIWLNRFNQHPSYPKGFKSLIPLRNLPLPTMLNQVLYEDKESFSSNRQNLDQMIIQFINESNEDDYSKRLRYQNTKNDTFNKSFLMLLQHLFNHQTHHRGQVSALLTQMHIDIGETDLLMLIPDLDD from the coding sequence ATGATAAAGCCTAATTTTGAACTCATGGCAGAATATAATGCCCTAATGAATCAGAGGATTTGTGACAGTATCTCAACTATCCCTAACGAAGTATTATGGCAAGACCAAAAAGCGTTTTTTGGTTCTATATTAGGAACACTAAACCATCTTATGGTGGGCGACTTGATTTGGCTTAATCGCTTTAACCAACATCCAAGTTATCCGAAAGGCTTTAAATCATTAATACCTTTAAGGAACTTACCCTTGCCTACCATGCTCAATCAAGTTTTATATGAAGACAAAGAAAGCTTTAGTAGTAATCGGCAAAATCTAGATCAAATGATAATTCAATTCATTAATGAGTCGAATGAAGACGACTACTCAAAACGTTTAAGGTATCAAAATACTAAAAATGACACTTTTAATAAGTCTTTTTTAATGTTACTGCAACACCTTTTTAATCATCAAACCCATCATCGCGGACAAGTATCAGCTTTGCTTACTCAAATGCATATAGATATAGGAGAGACAGACCTATTAATGTTGATCCCAGATTTAGATGATTGA
- a CDS encoding PLP-dependent aminotransferase family protein, producing MKHQLTRIEIVMADVKEKIATVVYMPGTRLPSVRAAANSYGFSPSTVVEAYERLQTEGIIYSRPGAGFYVAESIAPLSLTETGHNLDRAIDPLWVSRQSLEPSDNVLKPGCGWLPPDWLFVEGMRRGLRHAARGDVTVISEYATPLGLLALRQLLTRRMAGLGINAQPSQVMLTESGTQAIDLILRFLLTAGDTVVVDDPCYFNFRALLRAHRVKVIGVPYTPSGPDIDAFAKILEEHKPRLYITNAAIHNPTGATLSHATAYQILQLAQAAGLYIIEDDIFADFEVKPAPRLAALDGLSRVFYIGSFSKTLSASLRCGYIAAPNEWVESLLDLKIATGFGGGQLAAAVVLSALTDSGYRKHMSTIHTRLASARSQTLPRLAKLGIVPWLLPQAGMFLWCRLPDNNSATELANRCLSQGVVLAPGNAFSQSKNAENFMRFNVAQMSSSKIFEVLAESLD from the coding sequence ATGAAGCATCAATTAACACGAATTGAAATCGTCATGGCTGACGTTAAAGAAAAGATAGCAACCGTCGTCTACATGCCCGGAACACGCCTGCCCTCCGTACGGGCAGCAGCAAACAGTTACGGGTTTTCACCCTCAACGGTAGTTGAAGCTTACGAGCGCTTGCAAACAGAAGGTATTATTTACTCACGTCCTGGCGCAGGGTTTTATGTGGCAGAATCAATAGCGCCGCTCTCATTAACAGAAACAGGGCATAATCTTGATCGCGCGATAGATCCACTCTGGGTGTCGCGGCAATCGCTTGAGCCATCCGATAATGTACTAAAACCCGGCTGTGGTTGGTTGCCACCAGATTGGTTGTTTGTGGAGGGTATGCGCCGCGGTTTACGACATGCAGCAAGAGGTGACGTTACCGTTATCAGCGAGTATGCAACGCCCCTAGGGCTATTAGCATTACGCCAATTACTGACACGGCGTATGGCAGGACTGGGAATCAATGCGCAGCCTTCACAAGTAATGCTGACAGAGTCTGGCACGCAAGCGATAGATTTAATCCTTCGCTTTTTATTGACCGCAGGCGATACGGTAGTCGTCGATGACCCTTGTTATTTTAATTTTCGAGCGCTATTGCGTGCTCATAGAGTCAAAGTCATTGGCGTGCCTTATACGCCGAGTGGTCCAGATATAGATGCCTTTGCAAAAATTTTGGAAGAACACAAACCGCGCCTATATATTACCAATGCCGCCATCCATAACCCTACCGGTGCAACCTTATCGCATGCTACGGCGTACCAAATACTGCAATTGGCACAGGCCGCTGGTTTATATATTATTGAAGACGATATTTTTGCTGATTTTGAAGTCAAACCTGCGCCACGGCTTGCGGCATTAGACGGCTTATCCCGCGTATTTTATATTGGCAGTTTTTCTAAAACGTTATCGGCATCTTTGCGCTGCGGTTATATAGCCGCGCCGAATGAATGGGTTGAGAGTTTGCTTGACTTGAAAATAGCGACTGGTTTTGGCGGCGGTCAGCTGGCAGCAGCAGTTGTGTTATCAGCGTTAACGGATAGCGGTTATCGCAAACATATGAGTACGATTCATACACGACTTGCAAGCGCACGTTCTCAAACGCTGCCACGCTTGGCAAAATTAGGAATTGTGCCGTGGCTACTACCGCAAGCAGGGATGTTTCTTTGGTGCCGCTTGCCTGACAATAATAGTGCAACCGAACTGGCCAATCGTTGTTTGTCACAAGGTGTAGTCTTAGCTCCAGGCAATGCTTTTAGTCAATCAAAAAATGCTGAGAACTTTATGCGTTTTAATGTGGCACAAATGAGTAGTTCAAAAATATTTGAGGTGTTGGCAGAGTCATTGGACTAA
- a CDS encoding MFS transporter → MSTQKYNKYLAFALCVITTSVNIQGPLYAIYAKNDGYGVLATTVAFSFYVLGVIPVLLAFGGLSDRIGRKKTILISLGLSIVATALMMLYPYTRALAVARLLLGVGTALMAATATAYMIELIGSSDTARATTWVTASTTIGFGLGPALTTVSLLFYETEQPASFLLLVASALLSIFLVWGLPETAQGRSNTFKSMLKLPYFNREVIWYGGGILICWATTGLVLSIIPSVLATHGLAKYAGISSMLAISCGLLFQPIARKLDPQVSCKLGILILIPAYALLAWGALHANLPAILLAAFLASSSCYGFVYLGGLSGVTRSAGNEQARASAGYFLMAYMGFSIPVIFTGLIVDQYGATIAFYVFGLFLLLGALVLFACQSILKPESATIATP, encoded by the coding sequence ATGAGCACTCAAAAATATAATAAATATTTGGCATTTGCATTATGTGTGATAACGACAAGCGTTAATATACAAGGACCACTTTATGCCATTTATGCTAAAAATGACGGATACGGCGTCTTAGCAACCACGGTCGCATTCTCTTTTTATGTGTTGGGGGTGATACCGGTATTATTAGCTTTTGGTGGACTCTCCGATAGGATTGGACGAAAAAAGACGATTTTAATCTCTTTAGGGTTATCGATAGTGGCAACTGCTCTGATGATGTTATACCCTTATACGCGAGCGTTAGCAGTAGCGCGATTGTTGCTTGGTGTGGGCACAGCCTTAATGGCAGCAACAGCGACCGCATATATGATTGAGTTGATTGGCTCGTCCGATACGGCGCGTGCTACCACTTGGGTGACTGCCAGTACAACCATAGGCTTTGGTCTTGGGCCTGCATTAACGACAGTTTCTTTGTTATTTTATGAGACAGAGCAACCTGCTAGTTTTTTGCTGTTGGTAGCCAGCGCACTGTTATCGATATTTTTAGTATGGGGATTACCTGAGACCGCGCAAGGGCGCTCTAACACATTTAAATCAATGCTCAAGCTGCCTTATTTTAATCGTGAGGTAATATGGTATGGGGGCGGAATTCTGATTTGTTGGGCGACTACCGGATTGGTATTATCGATTATTCCATCAGTATTGGCCACGCATGGACTGGCTAAGTATGCTGGAATATCCTCTATGCTTGCCATCAGTTGCGGATTATTGTTTCAGCCTATCGCTCGAAAGCTTGACCCGCAGGTATCATGTAAACTGGGTATTCTAATTTTAATCCCCGCTTATGCTTTGCTTGCTTGGGGTGCGCTGCATGCTAATCTACCAGCAATTCTTTTAGCGGCTTTTTTAGCGAGCAGTAGTTGTTATGGCTTTGTTTATTTAGGTGGGTTGTCAGGGGTGACACGGTCTGCTGGCAATGAGCAAGCGCGCGCCAGTGCTGGTTACTTTTTGATGGCGTATATGGGATTTAGTATTCCGGTAATTTTTACAGGGTTAATTGTTGATCAGTATGGCGCTACTATTGCATTTTATGTTTTTGGATTGTTTTTATTGCTTGGAGCATTGGTATTGTTTGCATGTCAGTCTATTCTAAAACCAGAGTCTGCCACTATTGCAACACCTTAA
- a CDS encoding ATP-binding domain-containing protein, with protein sequence MILITYHSAKGMQFDHVYVIDEQSSTAIDYSDHRHDRPLYVALT encoded by the coding sequence GTGATATTAATTACCTATCATAGTGCTAAAGGCATGCAGTTTGATCACGTCTATGTCATTGATGAGCAGTCGTCAACTGCCATTGATTATAGCGATCATAGACACGACAGACCGCTGTATGTGGCACTAACGTAA
- a CDS encoding site-specific integrase has product MTNNNLALEFLDYSSHRLFSDAQISKIESLHIPTLIRFMLADRYDTKFINSTYDTWEFIYSGLKNTIKFDGLDCHEVKLLKYFLAYYIQVNSPSSLYMSFNKLKSVFNEFAERNMSFSYASFETILLELAKNTSSSREYYRVKFFVKLMFSEAFELFEESNEDKLEILERPSSFNSQLFYQETEDAVDKPTVTMIQNGFAKLNSEILEGQSIADNVIKNASILGLVYVTGMRPVQLSKLSVEDIKIDTYTEEGEHMRYSILVPYAKQGRFNHAKISVKLPEEVATVILQYIKQFKLSMNHQLFDLGSYAATYCTTAINEQLFDFSPQEYKSQVSNGELIRIRYTSSQFRHHVAYSMALSGSSAEDIAYILGHSSLVTARHYIFSSPNLAQVRAIALGRNPVYQQMIAMLMTGDIITHEQDHGDNIIGFINNKIHSNIGKCGYKADCFLEPVRSCYGCVYFYPYEHGYHEDVLECVQDELESIVHISDAVYNSSNPIIAIHEATKFEIESVIRRCKLNSEVKNAAE; this is encoded by the coding sequence ATGACCAATAATAATTTAGCACTAGAGTTTCTTGATTATTCGAGTCATCGTTTATTTTCTGATGCTCAAATAAGTAAAATTGAAAGTCTACATATTCCTACTTTAATTCGATTTATGCTTGCTGATAGATATGATACTAAGTTCATCAATAGTACATATGATACTTGGGAATTTATTTACTCTGGACTTAAGAACACAATCAAATTTGACGGTTTAGATTGTCATGAAGTTAAACTGTTGAAATACTTCCTAGCCTACTATATCCAAGTTAATAGTCCGTCTAGCTTGTATATGTCTTTTAATAAACTAAAGAGCGTATTTAATGAGTTTGCAGAAAGAAACATGAGTTTTTCTTATGCATCTTTTGAAACTATTCTTCTGGAATTAGCAAAAAATACAAGTTCCTCACGTGAATATTATAGAGTCAAGTTCTTCGTAAAATTAATGTTTTCTGAGGCTTTTGAGTTATTTGAAGAGTCAAATGAAGATAAGTTAGAGATTTTAGAAAGACCCTCGAGTTTCAACTCGCAACTTTTTTACCAAGAAACTGAAGATGCTGTTGATAAACCTACGGTCACAATGATACAAAATGGCTTTGCAAAATTGAATTCAGAAATTTTGGAGGGACAATCAATAGCAGACAATGTCATTAAAAACGCCTCTATCCTTGGTCTTGTCTACGTAACTGGTATGAGGCCCGTCCAATTATCTAAGCTTTCTGTTGAAGATATAAAGATAGATACATATACGGAAGAAGGCGAACATATGCGTTACAGCATACTTGTACCTTATGCCAAACAAGGACGATTCAATCACGCTAAGATTTCTGTAAAATTACCTGAAGAAGTTGCTACCGTAATCCTGCAATATATTAAACAGTTTAAACTATCTATGAACCATCAGCTTTTTGATTTAGGTAGTTATGCAGCAACTTATTGTACTACTGCCATTAATGAGCAACTCTTTGATTTCTCACCGCAGGAATATAAAAGCCAAGTTTCAAATGGTGAACTGATCCGAATTAGATATACAAGCTCTCAATTCCGCCATCATGTAGCTTATTCAATGGCACTATCGGGATCAAGTGCTGAAGATATTGCGTATATTTTAGGCCATTCGTCATTAGTCACAGCTAGGCATTATATTTTTTCATCACCTAATCTTGCTCAAGTTCGAGCTATAGCACTTGGTAGGAACCCTGTTTACCAGCAAATGATAGCCATGCTAATGACTGGCGATATTATTACTCATGAGCAAGACCATGGAGATAATATAATAGGATTTATTAATAATAAGATTCACAGCAATATAGGAAAATGTGGCTACAAAGCTGACTGTTTCCTTGAACCCGTCCGTAGTTGTTATGGGTGCGTCTATTTTTACCCTTATGAACATGGTTATCACGAAGACGTTTTAGAGTGTGTTCAAGATGAACTAGAATCTATCGTACACATCTCTGATGCCGTTTATAACTCATCGAATCCAATTATTGCTATTCATGAAGCCACTAAATTTGAAATAGAATCGGTCATTAGGCGCTGTAAGCTAAACAGTGAGGTGAAAAATGCAGCTGAATAA
- a CDS encoding site-specific integrase produces MLKIKSITLNNSNQLSLLFDSTTTLPCLYPMLYINSSLRFKSESTQQAYLQGIKQWYEFWREKHDQSFCDYFREYKSNPELMIKEIDSFILYLENIQEIDQKLIRLGNNPSFNYNTLAHRLRAILSYLNYLLDTFSQVHGKSISPEIARYKSTLSRKADVVKNLSSNHHKAHKNGTNFKSLTEEMKEALYSIISPKALETLFKNKDAQLRNFLIVHLLLNYGLRTGELLLLTLNSIKTDLKTHNTYLLITDTQDRTDTRISKPQIKNAQSVRTILLEKRDAQFIHMYINNIRSRDSKSHMLFLSLQAPYAPLSKSGLKKLIATINEKIKSKYPQFFDKNYVDSIDKISAHILRHTWAYMMLKHSYQSYLGSYNKAQAMENSIESLRKMAGWSLNSTMPYLYASRFISENANLANIQRITKVGAHYDQ; encoded by the coding sequence ATGTTGAAAATAAAATCTATTACACTAAACAACTCAAATCAGCTTAGCTTATTGTTTGACAGTACTACTACACTTCCGTGTCTATATCCTATGCTCTATATCAATAGCTCATTAAGATTTAAAAGTGAATCAACACAACAAGCTTATTTACAAGGCATCAAGCAATGGTATGAATTTTGGCGAGAAAAGCATGATCAGTCATTCTGCGATTATTTTCGTGAATATAAATCAAATCCAGAATTGATGATTAAAGAAATAGACAGCTTTATACTATATTTAGAAAATATACAGGAAATTGATCAGAAGCTAATTCGATTGGGAAACAATCCTTCATTTAATTACAATACGCTTGCACATCGTTTGCGCGCTATTCTTAGCTATTTGAACTATTTATTAGATACCTTTAGTCAAGTACACGGTAAATCTATAAGCCCTGAAATAGCTAGATATAAATCTACACTTTCCCGAAAGGCTGATGTTGTCAAAAACTTATCCTCTAATCACCATAAAGCCCATAAAAACGGGACAAACTTTAAAAGTCTTACAGAGGAAATGAAAGAAGCTCTATATTCTATTATTTCGCCAAAAGCACTAGAAACCTTGTTTAAGAATAAAGATGCGCAGTTAAGAAATTTTCTCATTGTACATCTGCTTTTGAACTATGGCTTAAGGACTGGCGAGCTACTACTCTTAACTCTTAACTCAATTAAGACTGATTTAAAAACACATAACACCTATCTGCTAATAACTGATACACAAGATAGAACAGATACCCGTATATCAAAGCCGCAGATTAAAAACGCTCAATCCGTTCGAACCATATTATTAGAAAAACGTGATGCTCAATTTATTCACATGTATATCAATAATATCAGATCTCGAGATTCTAAAAGCCACATGCTATTTCTGTCCTTACAAGCACCCTACGCGCCTCTTAGTAAATCAGGTCTTAAAAAGCTCATAGCTACGATAAACGAGAAGATAAAAAGTAAGTATCCTCAGTTCTTTGACAAGAATTATGTAGATTCAATTGATAAAATTTCAGCTCATATTCTTCGGCATACATGGGCGTATATGATGCTTAAACATAGTTATCAATCATATTTGGGCAGTTACAACAAGGCGCAGGCAATGGAGAACTCTATTGAAAGTTTAAGAAAGATGGCGGGCTGGTCGCTCAATAGTACTATGCCATACTTATATGCCAGCCGATTTATCTCAGAAAATGCCAATTTAGCTAATATTCAAAGAATTACAAAAGTGGGTGCACACTATGACCAATAA
- a CDS encoding tyrosine-type recombinase/integrase, with protein sequence MAVDNLNDINKLECRDKDYSVSVSGIAGLSIRIYPNGKKEYYLRYAHPHIDGKRPRMMLGKVEDISLYKAKHKAETILSLVAQGSDPKAIHQKEQVNKYAHLKNATFFDITQAWRDHKTSSRNRSKSNKRIFSESTLKFWDLCLGYMCREIGDLRMNDITSEMILSVCEAIQNNENQATFVGASTRLYTEKVFSFAVARGLCDRNVAIDTRGELAPASSGNHLPAITKPDQFATLLNDMSNFEGASKITLEAMNLLPYVFVRSIDLRSMRWQDIDWDNKLWEFSPTKGEGREDMVSHLVVPLATQAIGRLRRIQAITGHKEYVFASMRASSNSYISKATLVQIFHRLGYKDVQCAHGFRASAKTLLMEQSELRYSDIVTELQLGHRIKDTHGGAYNRLDEIDTRVQMMQDWADYIDKLRNST encoded by the coding sequence ATGGCTGTCGACAATTTAAATGATATCAATAAACTTGAATGCCGAGATAAAGATTACTCGGTTAGTGTCTCAGGTATCGCGGGTTTAAGTATTCGTATTTATCCAAATGGTAAAAAAGAATATTACTTGAGGTACGCTCATCCGCATATCGATGGTAAGCGTCCTAGAATGATGCTAGGTAAGGTCGAAGATATAAGTCTATATAAAGCTAAGCATAAAGCAGAAACTATACTTAGCTTAGTCGCACAAGGCTCTGACCCTAAGGCCATTCACCAAAAAGAACAAGTCAATAAGTATGCTCATTTAAAAAATGCTACATTTTTTGATATTACACAAGCTTGGCGAGATCACAAAACATCAAGTCGTAATCGTAGCAAATCTAATAAGCGTATATTTAGTGAGTCAACGCTCAAATTTTGGGATTTATGTCTAGGGTATATGTGTCGTGAGATTGGTGACTTAAGAATGAACGATATCACCAGCGAGATGATATTAAGTGTATGTGAGGCAATTCAGAATAATGAAAATCAAGCAACCTTTGTTGGTGCAAGCACTCGGCTTTATACTGAAAAAGTCTTCTCATTCGCTGTCGCAAGAGGATTATGCGATAGAAACGTAGCTATTGATACGCGTGGCGAACTCGCACCTGCCAGCTCAGGTAACCATTTACCAGCCATCACCAAGCCTGATCAGTTTGCCACTCTCCTAAACGATATGTCTAATTTTGAAGGTGCAAGTAAGATTACATTGGAAGCAATGAACTTATTACCGTATGTCTTTGTGCGTAGTATCGATTTGCGGTCTATGCGATGGCAAGATATAGATTGGGATAACAAGCTATGGGAGTTTTCTCCTACTAAAGGCGAAGGTCGTGAGGATATGGTATCGCACTTAGTTGTACCTCTAGCCACTCAAGCTATTGGACGCTTACGAAGAATACAAGCAATTACAGGTCATAAAGAATATGTATTTGCATCGATGCGTGCCTCAAGCAATAGCTATATTAGTAAAGCGACTCTAGTACAGATATTCCATAGGCTTGGATACAAAGATGTTCAGTGTGCTCATGGATTTCGAGCATCGGCTAAAACATTACTTATGGAACAGTCTGAGCTACGCTACTCAGATATTGTGACTGAGCTGCAGTTGGGACATCGAATAAAGGATACGCATGGTGGCGCCTATAACAGACTTGATGAAATTGATACTAGAGTACAAATGATGCAAGACTGGGCTGACTATATAGATAAGCTCCGAAATTCAACATAA
- a CDS encoding zinc-dependent peptidase: MFDIIKDWRNRHILNSSEFTHDDWMQAAKRIVILDRLNDDELVRLFELATLFLADKSITGAQGFEITNAVKQSIALQACLPILNLSLEWYAGWSSVIIYPGSYKSEITTVDEFGIVHEGSQHRSGEAWLRGPVILSWKDAKNSGERDGHNVVIHEFVHKLDMLNGSANGFPPLQSDMNPKRWTEVMTRDFEDFQRHRKSGLDRYGATNPAEFFAVLSEVFFETPQKLIDAYPEIYELMVKFFLQTPLQPKL, from the coding sequence ATGTTCGACATCATAAAAGACTGGCGCAATCGGCATATTTTGAATAGTAGTGAGTTTACCCATGATGATTGGATGCAAGCCGCCAAGCGTATTGTGATACTGGATAGATTAAATGATGATGAACTGGTGCGTCTGTTTGAGCTGGCGACTTTGTTTTTGGCGGATAAATCCATCACGGGCGCACAAGGTTTTGAAATTACCAATGCGGTCAAGCAATCGATTGCCTTGCAAGCCTGTTTGCCAATCCTTAATCTAAGTCTTGAATGGTATGCTGGTTGGTCTTCTGTTATTATTTATCCTGGCTCATATAAAAGTGAAATCACTACTGTAGATGAGTTTGGTATTGTCCATGAGGGCAGTCAACATCGCAGTGGCGAAGCGTGGCTGCGTGGTCCTGTTATTCTGTCATGGAAGGATGCCAAAAATTCAGGCGAGCGAGATGGTCACAATGTCGTCATTCATGAGTTTGTGCATAAGCTCGATATGCTAAATGGTAGCGCCAATGGTTTTCCGCCATTGCAATCAGATATGAACCCTAAGCGCTGGACTGAGGTAATGACGCGTGATTTTGAGGACTTTCAGCGCCATCGTAAATCAGGGCTCGATCGTTATGGCGCAACCAATCCGGCTGAGTTTTTTGCGGTACTGAGTGAAGTGTTTTTTGAGACACCGCAGAAGTTAATAGACGCTTATCCTGAGATTTATGAGTTGATGGTAAAGTTCTTTTTGCAAACACCACTTCAGCCCAAACTATAA
- a CDS encoding alpha-E domain-containing protein, protein MILLLSTASHLVWLGRYSDRLYYYDSIMKQLIKGDLKKSQVQHLVSHLGFIADSNASLKTMKAQLIYDLEQQRIPNVIQSIETNIQEAKGVIGKDTAELYNLIKRLASAGTYRAATLQLHACNAAMDQEHSTVTCFWQLGRHFERLERAVLLNNEEAMSASLEFKHWINELPENTRWRELMRLTNQMIKSEKFSDFTRISQEFNLILRQGV, encoded by the coding sequence ATGATTTTGCTCCTATCAACAGCAAGCCATCTAGTTTGGTTGGGACGCTATAGTGACCGGCTTTATTACTATGACAGCATCATGAAGCAGCTGATTAAAGGCGATTTGAAAAAGTCCCAAGTACAGCACTTGGTTAGTCATTTAGGCTTTATTGCCGATAGCAATGCGTCACTCAAAACGATGAAAGCGCAACTAATATACGACTTAGAACAGCAACGTATTCCTAACGTGATTCAATCGATTGAAACCAATATTCAAGAGGCAAAAGGCGTTATCGGTAAAGATACCGCTGAGTTATATAACTTAATTAAGCGGCTTGCCAGCGCTGGCACATATCGAGCGGCAACGTTACAGTTGCATGCTTGTAATGCCGCCATGGACCAAGAGCATAGTACTGTCACCTGCTTTTGGCAATTAGGACGACACTTTGAGCGGCTTGAGCGCGCGGTGTTGTTAAATAACGAGGAAGCGATGAGCGCCAGTCTTGAATTCAAACATTGGATCAATGAATTGCCAGAGAATACGCGCTGGCGTGAACTGATGCGCCTGACGAATCAGATGATTAAATCAGAAAAATTCAGTGATTTTACGCGTATTAGCCAAGAATTTAACCTCATATTACGCCAAGGTGTTTAA